A genomic region of Chitinimonas arctica contains the following coding sequences:
- a CDS encoding substrate-binding periplasmic protein: MTWLLAFLLPLWARGEEVTLTNGEWPPYLSEYEPNYGIASHIVTDAFALEGVTVRYVFRPWRRAYAEAESGKYHGSVVWTFEPDRAEKFFFSDAVFEGKSVFFHLKSNPVDWKTYDDLINLRVGGTNGYDYAFERNPRIKVERANSDVENFRKLLAGRFDIFPSDLNVGYALLQKNFVTAEFDLITHHPKVYNVVSYFLILSKANPDNAKLLLRFNRGLKKLRESGRYEEYFKVAR, translated from the coding sequence GTGACGTGGCTGTTGGCTTTTCTACTGCCGCTGTGGGCGAGGGGGGAAGAAGTCACGCTGACCAATGGGGAATGGCCACCCTATCTATCGGAATACGAGCCGAATTACGGCATTGCCTCGCATATCGTCACGGACGCCTTCGCCCTTGAGGGGGTGACGGTACGCTATGTGTTCCGGCCTTGGCGCCGGGCCTATGCCGAGGCGGAAAGCGGCAAATACCACGGCTCGGTGGTGTGGACCTTTGAGCCGGACAGGGCCGAGAAATTTTTCTTCAGCGATGCCGTATTCGAAGGCAAGTCGGTTTTCTTCCATTTGAAAAGCAACCCGGTCGATTGGAAGACCTACGACGACCTGATCAACCTGCGCGTGGGTGGTACCAATGGCTACGACTATGCGTTCGAGCGAAATCCCAGGATCAAGGTGGAGCGGGCCAACTCCGACGTGGAAAACTTCCGCAAATTGCTGGCTGGGCGCTTTGATATCTTTCCTTCCGATCTGAACGTGGGTTATGCCCTGCTGCAAAAGAATTTCGTGACAGCGGAGTTCGATCTGATCACCCATCACCCCAAGGTTTACAACGTGGTCAGCTATTTCCTGATCTTGTCCAAGGCCAATCCGGACAATGCCAAACTGCTGCTGCGCTTCAATCGCGGGCTGAAGAAGCTGCGTGAATCGGGGCGGTATGAGGAGTATTTCAAAGTGGCGAGGTAA
- a CDS encoding M12 family metallo-peptidase gives MFSQLNPRQWLGRCLQLLMLTLVLPISAFAAQLFIPLPQSVNAEMHPEQQRLAEQIKARKTTKQFTAIRINLDALKQDQRLDLDLRGQPSSATRTSLTQRGENDFSWRGQLADQPGDAMLSVHGDAVEGTIRRGSQLFRIESMGAGVHALVEVDESQFPPDEPPSFKQKELQARPANQPLSRADATGGDLAVADSATLDSTLASIGPVTKVLVAYTGSVETAKGGAANTLAMIQLAVDETNASYQNSKVKTRLQLVHRVKVAYTEAGKSYDTIVSQLAGTADGNMDNLHTLRNIYGADVVVLIVNQTDYCGMADAIWATPTSAFAAVHYSCATGYYSFGHEIGHLQGARHNIAADSSTTPFSYGHGFQGPSWRTVMAYDCSPSCPRLPYWSNPDVKYGGVAMGNADQANNARVLGTTGPQVSTFRNPSGAIWRYTGTPCSGDSCPGWQKLDNNTRTVSVAAGGGGVLYQLHNDGRIWRYTGTPCSGISCPGWQLLDINTKTIAIAAEGSNLYQLHTDGRIWRYTGVPCSGGSCPGWQMLDNNSRTSSITAAGGRLYQLHNNGLIWRYTGTPCSGGSCPGWQLLDNNAKTKSIVASSGGLFQLHNDGWIWHHTGAPCSGGTCPGWQRLDNNPKTTAITAAGWSLFQLHNDGWIWRYTGTPCTGNSCPGWQRLDNNPKTTAIVSAIGGLYQLHNDGWIWRYTNVPCSGNYCPGWQRLDNNPQTRAIDAAGSDLFQVHGK, from the coding sequence ATGTTCTCGCAATTAAACCCCCGGCAATGGCTGGGCAGGTGTCTGCAATTGCTGATGCTGACCCTGGTATTACCCATATCGGCATTTGCCGCGCAATTGTTCATACCCCTGCCGCAGTCGGTGAATGCCGAAATGCACCCGGAACAACAGCGCCTGGCCGAGCAAATCAAGGCACGCAAGACCACAAAGCAGTTCACCGCTATCCGTATCAACCTGGACGCGCTCAAGCAAGACCAGCGGCTTGATCTGGACTTGCGTGGCCAACCCAGCAGCGCCACCCGGACCAGCCTGACGCAGCGCGGCGAGAATGACTTCTCCTGGCGCGGCCAATTGGCCGATCAGCCTGGCGACGCCATGCTGTCGGTACATGGCGACGCAGTGGAAGGAACCATTCGCCGTGGTAGCCAGCTGTTCCGCATCGAGTCCATGGGTGCAGGCGTGCATGCCCTGGTCGAGGTGGACGAGTCGCAGTTCCCCCCCGATGAGCCGCCCAGCTTCAAGCAGAAGGAGCTTCAAGCCAGGCCGGCAAACCAGCCGCTAAGCCGGGCTGATGCCACCGGTGGCGATCTGGCCGTGGCCGATAGCGCCACGCTCGACAGCACGCTCGCTTCGATCGGTCCGGTCACCAAGGTACTGGTGGCTTACACCGGCTCGGTGGAAACCGCCAAGGGCGGCGCCGCCAATACCTTGGCCATGATCCAGCTGGCCGTGGACGAAACCAATGCCAGCTACCAGAACAGCAAGGTGAAAACCCGGCTGCAATTGGTCCATCGGGTCAAGGTGGCTTACACGGAAGCCGGCAAGAGCTACGACACCATCGTCTCGCAGCTGGCGGGGACCGCTGACGGCAATATGGATAACCTCCATACCCTGCGCAACATCTACGGCGCCGATGTGGTGGTGCTGATCGTCAACCAGACCGATTATTGCGGCATGGCCGACGCGATCTGGGCCACCCCCACCAGTGCCTTTGCCGCGGTGCATTACAGCTGCGCGACCGGCTACTACTCCTTCGGTCACGAGATCGGCCACTTGCAAGGCGCCCGGCACAATATCGCCGCCGACTCCAGTACCACGCCGTTCTCCTATGGCCACGGTTTCCAGGGGCCTTCCTGGCGCACGGTCATGGCCTATGACTGCTCACCCAGCTGCCCGCGTCTGCCGTACTGGTCCAATCCCGACGTGAAGTATGGCGGCGTGGCGATGGGCAATGCGGATCAGGCGAATAATGCCCGCGTCCTGGGCACCACCGGCCCGCAGGTTTCCACCTTCCGCAATCCCAGCGGCGCCATCTGGCGCTACACCGGCACACCTTGCAGCGGTGATTCCTGCCCAGGCTGGCAAAAGCTGGACAACAACACCCGTACCGTCAGTGTGGCGGCAGGCGGCGGGGGCGTACTCTACCAGTTGCATAACGATGGCCGTATCTGGCGCTATACCGGCACGCCTTGCAGCGGCATATCCTGCCCAGGCTGGCAACTGTTGGACATCAACACCAAGACCATCGCAATCGCGGCGGAAGGCAGCAATCTGTACCAACTGCATACCGATGGCCGCATCTGGCGCTATACCGGTGTACCGTGCTCGGGCGGTAGTTGCCCAGGCTGGCAAATGCTGGACAACAATTCGCGTACCAGCTCCATCACGGCAGCCGGCGGCAGGCTCTACCAACTGCACAACAACGGTTTGATCTGGCGCTACACCGGTACGCCTTGCAGCGGCGGATCCTGCCCCGGCTGGCAGTTGCTGGACAATAATGCCAAGACCAAATCCATCGTCGCTTCAAGTGGAGGCCTGTTCCAGCTGCACAACGATGGTTGGATCTGGCACCACACGGGTGCACCTTGTTCGGGCGGCACCTGCCCGGGCTGGCAGCGGCTGGACAACAACCCGAAGACCACCGCCATCACCGCAGCCGGCTGGTCACTCTTTCAACTGCATAACGACGGCTGGATCTGGCGCTATACCGGCACGCCTTGCACCGGCAACTCCTGCCCGGGCTGGCAGCGTCTGGACAACAACCCGAAGACCACCGCTATCGTTTCGGCTATTGGCGGCCTGTATCAACTGCACAATGACGGCTGGATCTGGCGCTATACCAACGTGCCTTGCTCGGGCAACTACTGCCCAGGCTGGCAGCGGCTGGACAACAATCCGCAGACCCGAGCCATCGATGCGGCAGGCAGCGACCTGTTCCAGGTACACGGCAAGTGA
- a CDS encoding VOC family protein — protein sequence MTIYLDHAIVPSHTKVASARRLAELLGVPWAETALGPFSAVYVNDGLTLDFIETDEPFPIYHFCFRVEPNEFDAILARIQAAGITYRSSVRGPVDHRVNTDFGGKMIYWNEPDGHQWEMLIESYARPAPR from the coding sequence ATGACCATTTACCTCGATCACGCCATTGTCCCCTCGCACACGAAAGTTGCGTCGGCCAGGCGCCTCGCGGAATTGCTTGGCGTGCCATGGGCGGAAACCGCCCTGGGACCGTTTTCGGCGGTGTATGTCAATGACGGGCTCACCCTGGATTTCATCGAAACCGATGAGCCCTTTCCCATTTACCACTTCTGCTTCCGCGTCGAACCGAACGAATTCGACGCCATCCTTGCCCGCATCCAGGCGGCCGGCATCACCTATCGCAGCAGCGTGCGGGGGCCGGTGGACCATCGGGTCAATACGGATTTCGGCGGCAAGATGATTTACTGGAACGAGCCCGACGGGCATCAGTGGGAAATGCTGATCGAAAGTTACGCTCGTCCCGCCCCTCGATAA
- a CDS encoding glutathione S-transferase N-terminal domain-containing protein has protein sequence MTDLSAFPITEKWPAQHPDRLQLYSLPTPNGVKVSIMLEETGLPYEPHLVSFDSNDQLSPAFLSLNPNNKIPAILDPAGPGGKPLALFESGAILVYLAEKTGRFMPADGAGRYETLQWLMFQMGGIGPMFGQLGFFHKFAGREYEDKRPRDRYVAESKRLLAVLDGRLADREWLMGAEYGIADIAIFPWVRNLIGFYEAGELVGITDFPHVQRALDAFLARPAVVRGLTIPKRA, from the coding sequence ATGACCGATCTGTCCGCTTTCCCCATCACCGAGAAATGGCCTGCGCAACATCCCGACCGCTTGCAGCTTTATTCCTTGCCCACGCCCAATGGCGTCAAGGTCTCCATCATGCTGGAAGAAACCGGGCTGCCCTATGAGCCGCACCTGGTCAGCTTCGACAGCAATGACCAGCTGTCGCCGGCCTTTCTTTCGCTCAACCCCAACAACAAGATTCCGGCGATTCTCGATCCCGCCGGGCCCGGCGGCAAACCGCTGGCCTTGTTCGAGTCCGGCGCCATCCTGGTGTATCTGGCCGAAAAGACCGGCCGCTTTATGCCGGCCGACGGCGCCGGCCGTTACGAGACCCTGCAATGGTTGATGTTCCAGATGGGTGGGATCGGGCCGATGTTCGGCCAATTGGGCTTCTTCCATAAATTCGCCGGCCGGGAATACGAGGACAAGCGTCCGCGCGACCGTTATGTCGCCGAGTCCAAGCGGCTGTTGGCCGTGCTCGATGGGCGTTTGGCCGATAGGGAATGGCTCATGGGTGCGGAATACGGCATCGCCGATATCGCCATCTTCCCCTGGGTGCGTAACCTGATTGGTTTCTACGAGGCGGGCGAGTTGGTGGGTATTACCGATTTTCCCCATGTGCAACGCGCGCTTGACGCCTTTTTGGCACGTCCGGCGGTGGTCCGTGGCTTGACCATCCCGAAAAGGGCCTAA
- a CDS encoding substrate-binding periplasmic protein, translating into MFARARMLIPFLLGSVLLLRAEAVEFRVAYEDKDTPDHTGASELIPDDPGISVEMVKLIEKKVPDLRIVFSRKPWLRCLAELESGAADGIFASSFKLERLKNGAYPMKDGKDDRTYRIDTKSYSLYKRKDSAVEWNGRSFSGLQLEIAAMRGYAIVEDLKKMGVAVSVVDKSESALRMLLAGRIDGFAQLTEVGDYTLKKYPEFQTITKVQPPLVTKDYYLQISHPFMAKYPELSWKIWKALAEIRQSESERLTLKYINRYSDTAAEAAVPAPARQPVPAS; encoded by the coding sequence ATGTTTGCTCGCGCCAGAATGCTCATTCCCTTCCTGCTGGGTTCCGTGTTGCTGCTACGAGCCGAGGCAGTCGAGTTTCGGGTTGCCTATGAAGACAAGGACACGCCGGATCACACCGGTGCTTCCGAACTGATACCGGATGACCCGGGAATTTCGGTGGAGATGGTCAAGCTGATCGAAAAAAAGGTGCCCGACCTACGCATCGTATTCTCCCGCAAACCCTGGCTGCGTTGTCTGGCGGAACTCGAGTCGGGGGCCGCGGATGGCATATTCGCCAGCAGCTTCAAGCTGGAGCGCCTGAAGAACGGCGCCTACCCGATGAAGGACGGCAAGGACGACCGGACTTACCGGATCGATACCAAATCCTACAGTTTGTACAAGCGCAAGGATTCGGCGGTGGAATGGAACGGCCGCAGCTTCAGCGGGCTGCAATTGGAAATCGCCGCCATGCGCGGTTACGCCATTGTCGAGGACTTGAAAAAGATGGGGGTGGCGGTCAGCGTGGTCGATAAATCGGAAAGCGCCTTGCGCATGCTACTGGCCGGCCGCATTGACGGCTTTGCCCAGCTGACCGAGGTGGGCGACTATACCCTGAAGAAATATCCTGAATTTCAAACCATCACCAAGGTGCAGCCGCCGCTGGTGACCAAAGACTATTATCTGCAGATCAGCCATCCTTTCATGGCCAAATATCCGGAGCTGAGCTGGAAAATCTGGAAGGCGCTGGCGGAAATACGCCAGAGCGAATCCGAGCGGCTCACGCTCAAGTATATCAATCGCTATTCCGATACCGCGGCTGAGGCTGCCGTGCCGGCTCCCGCGCGCCAGCCGGTGCCGGCGTCTTGA
- a CDS encoding alkaline phosphatase family protein — translation MAALLGTSATSQAAPKAVLIGIDGTQYEKLLALDLPNMRRLYQTMAYTGGVQGSASEQTTVSGPGWTTMLTGVWANKHGVTSNDSGLANAQFPSVFKRIRQAKPSAYIASITNWASINQRFLTQDVVGNDFNASGLSDQAVVDKTVEQIRTTPADFIFVALDDPDHAGHASGFGAAYNQAIRDSDARLGQILAAVEAKRAASGDDWLVLVTTDHGREALLGYNHGSQTRSEKTIFIASNQALNAEFNQPVGNVSNQGFGGLYGYAAQTSIAPTILRHLGIALQPQWLLDGIPLNGTLAVQKLLPASGSQATLNWFAADGGMVEIRRNGITVATVPAAQQGWLDGAAIPGQADYSLIHNGTPAALRLNRRQIQATLDWDATRSYFFLDDGSYVRYNQVLDRADSGYPAATSDSSWPGLGSYAGKLRAGFSKDAGVAYFFLDDGRYIRYNKIADRVESGYPKPVNDSTWPGLAAYAGQIRATLRWSGGTVYFFLRDGRYLRYNLILDKVDAGYPKPVTDANWPGLGAYAGQIESALKWDDTRAYFFLGGKRYIRYNIALDRAESGYPRAVDQASWPGLLVQ, via the coding sequence TTGGCGGCTCTACTGGGGACAAGCGCCACCAGCCAGGCCGCGCCCAAGGCGGTACTGATCGGCATCGACGGCACACAATACGAAAAACTGCTGGCACTCGATCTGCCCAATATGCGCCGGCTCTATCAGACCATGGCTTATACCGGCGGGGTGCAGGGCAGCGCCAGCGAGCAAACCACGGTAAGCGGACCGGGCTGGACCACCATGCTGACCGGCGTCTGGGCCAATAAGCATGGCGTGACCTCCAATGATTCCGGCTTGGCCAATGCCCAGTTTCCCAGCGTGTTCAAGCGCATTCGCCAGGCCAAGCCGAGCGCTTATATCGCCAGCATTACCAATTGGGCCAGCATCAACCAACGCTTCCTGACACAGGATGTCGTCGGCAACGATTTCAATGCCAGCGGCCTCAGCGACCAAGCGGTGGTGGACAAAACGGTCGAGCAGATCCGCACTACCCCTGCCGACTTTATTTTCGTGGCGCTGGACGATCCGGACCATGCCGGCCATGCCAGTGGTTTTGGCGCGGCTTATAACCAGGCCATACGCGACAGCGATGCCCGTCTGGGCCAGATCCTGGCGGCGGTAGAGGCCAAACGAGCCGCGAGTGGCGACGACTGGCTGGTCCTGGTCACCACCGATCACGGCCGGGAAGCACTGCTGGGCTATAACCATGGCAGCCAGACCCGTTCCGAGAAGACCATCTTCATCGCCAGCAACCAGGCGCTGAATGCCGAGTTCAACCAGCCGGTCGGCAATGTTTCCAACCAGGGCTTCGGCGGATTGTATGGCTATGCGGCCCAGACTTCGATCGCGCCCACCATCCTGCGCCACTTGGGCATCGCCTTGCAGCCGCAATGGTTGCTGGACGGTATCCCGCTCAACGGCACCCTGGCCGTGCAGAAGCTGCTGCCGGCCAGCGGCAGCCAGGCCACCCTGAACTGGTTCGCCGCCGATGGCGGCATGGTCGAGATCCGCCGCAACGGCATCACGGTCGCCACCGTACCGGCCGCCCAGCAGGGTTGGCTGGATGGGGCTGCGATACCAGGCCAGGCCGACTATAGCCTGATCCACAATGGCACTCCGGCCGCGCTGCGGCTGAATCGCCGCCAAATCCAGGCCACCCTGGATTGGGATGCCACGCGCAGCTATTTCTTTCTCGATGACGGCAGCTACGTGCGTTACAACCAGGTACTGGACCGGGCCGACAGCGGCTATCCCGCTGCCACCAGCGACAGCAGCTGGCCAGGATTGGGCAGCTATGCCGGCAAGCTGCGGGCCGGCTTCAGCAAGGATGCCGGCGTGGCTTACTTTTTTCTCGATGACGGCCGCTATATCCGCTACAACAAGATCGCCGACCGGGTCGAGAGCGGCTATCCCAAGCCGGTCAACGATAGCACCTGGCCGGGACTGGCGGCCTATGCCGGCCAAATCCGCGCCACGCTACGCTGGAGCGGCGGTACGGTGTACTTCTTCCTGCGCGACGGCCGCTACCTGCGCTACAACCTGATCCTGGACAAGGTCGATGCCGGCTATCCCAAACCGGTGACCGATGCCAACTGGCCAGGCTTGGGCGCTTATGCCGGGCAGATTGAATCGGCCCTGAAGTGGGACGATACCCGTGCCTATTTCTTCCTTGGCGGCAAACGCTATATCCGCTACAACATCGCGCTTGACCGGGCCGAGAGCGGTTATCCCCGTGCGGTGGACCAGGCCAGCTGGCCGGGACTGCTGGTGCAGTGA
- a CDS encoding putative 2-aminoethylphosphonate ABC transporter substrate-binding protein, which produces MQVRHVLKPLAVFAALLAGAAHANTTLTVYTALEADQLKAYQTQFETEYPDIRIKWVRDSTGIITAKLLAEKAAPQADVVMGVAASSLLLLSQQGMLQSYAPKGLEKLSKQYVDNAKEPTWVGMDVWGATLCFNTVEAAKQGIKKPESWRDLLKPEYKGKIVMPNPASSGTGYFDVTAWLTLFGEKEGWSYMDKLHDNIAQYTHSGSKPCKQAAAGEFPIGISFEYRAAKLKEGGAPLELVFPKEGLGWDVEATAIMKGAKNLDAARKLADWSASRSANILYEKNFAIVAYPGVATPNSHIPANYEQLLVKQDLAWSASNRDRILAEWTRRYDGKSEPRK; this is translated from the coding sequence ATGCAGGTTCGCCATGTCTTGAAGCCGCTCGCCGTGTTCGCCGCCCTGCTGGCGGGCGCTGCCCACGCCAATACCACGCTGACGGTCTACACCGCGCTGGAAGCCGACCAGCTGAAGGCTTACCAGACCCAGTTCGAAACGGAATACCCCGATATACGGATCAAGTGGGTGCGGGACTCCACCGGCATCATCACCGCCAAGCTGCTGGCGGAGAAGGCGGCACCGCAGGCCGACGTGGTGATGGGCGTGGCGGCCAGCTCGCTGCTGTTATTGTCGCAGCAGGGCATGCTGCAATCGTACGCACCCAAGGGATTGGAAAAACTCAGCAAGCAGTATGTGGACAATGCCAAGGAGCCGACCTGGGTCGGCATGGACGTCTGGGGCGCCACCCTCTGCTTCAACACGGTCGAAGCCGCCAAGCAAGGGATCAAGAAACCGGAATCGTGGCGCGATCTGCTCAAGCCCGAATACAAGGGCAAGATCGTGATGCCCAACCCGGCTTCCAGCGGTACGGGTTATTTCGACGTGACCGCCTGGCTGACGCTATTTGGCGAAAAAGAAGGCTGGTCCTATATGGACAAGCTGCACGACAACATCGCCCAGTACACCCATTCCGGTTCCAAACCCTGCAAGCAGGCGGCGGCCGGCGAGTTCCCCATCGGCATTTCGTTCGAATACCGCGCCGCCAAGCTGAAGGAAGGCGGCGCACCGCTGGAGTTGGTGTTTCCCAAGGAAGGCCTGGGCTGGGATGTCGAAGCCACCGCCATCATGAAAGGCGCCAAGAACCTCGATGCGGCCCGCAAGCTAGCCGACTGGTCCGCCTCCCGCTCGGCCAATATCCTGTACGAAAAGAATTTCGCCATTGTCGCCTATCCCGGCGTAGCCACGCCAAACAGCCATATCCCAGCCAATTACGAGCAACTGCTGGTCAAGCAGGACCTGGCCTGGTCGGCCAGCAACCGTGACCGCATCCTGGCCGAATGGACCCGTCGTTACGACGGCAAGTCCGAGCCGCGGAAGTAA
- a CDS encoding putative 2-aminoethylphosphonate ABC transporter ATP-binding protein, with product MNRQDLPLPAGTSGQAAGWLHCTGIHKRFGGFRALDGIDLPIRKGEFLCLLGPSGCGKTTLLRILAGLEQQDGGTVHMGGRDIGRLPPAARDYGIVFQSYALFPNLNVSANISYGLRTSRQAKARRVAELLDLVGLAGSAQKYPAQLSGGQQQRVALARALATSPSLLLLDEPLSALDAQVREHLRGELRTLQQQLGVTTIMVTHDQEEALALADTVAVMRHGRIEQLGSPERIYREPASRFVADFVGRANWLPLSRDASGAFCLAGIRLAPGLLATDTTATTATLFCRPEDVRIERYWRPGANTMMAVVERVDFLGGLRRASLSLCAARNITLLADVGPNDAGLAGLVPGQHVPLTLPPERLRVFVGPA from the coding sequence ATGAATCGCCAGGACCTCCCCCTTCCGGCCGGGACGAGCGGCCAAGCGGCCGGCTGGCTCCATTGCACCGGTATTCACAAACGCTTCGGTGGCTTTCGGGCGCTGGACGGCATAGACCTGCCCATACGAAAGGGGGAGTTTCTCTGTTTGCTGGGTCCTTCCGGCTGCGGCAAGACCACCCTGCTGCGCATCCTGGCGGGCCTGGAACAACAGGATGGCGGTACCGTGCATATGGGCGGGCGCGACATCGGCCGCCTGCCGCCAGCCGCGCGCGACTATGGCATCGTGTTCCAGTCTTACGCCTTGTTCCCCAATCTGAATGTATCCGCCAATATCTCTTATGGCCTACGTACCAGTAGGCAGGCCAAAGCCAGGCGCGTGGCCGAATTACTGGATCTGGTGGGGCTGGCAGGATCGGCGCAAAAATATCCCGCCCAGCTTTCCGGTGGACAACAGCAACGGGTAGCCTTGGCGCGCGCCCTGGCCACCTCGCCCAGTCTGTTGCTGCTGGATGAACCGCTGTCCGCCCTTGATGCCCAGGTGAGAGAGCATCTGCGGGGCGAGCTGCGCACCTTGCAGCAACAGCTAGGCGTAACCACCATCATGGTCACCCATGACCAGGAAGAAGCGCTGGCGCTGGCGGATACCGTCGCCGTGATGCGGCATGGGCGCATCGAACAGCTGGGCAGCCCGGAGCGCATCTACCGCGAACCCGCCAGCCGCTTCGTCGCGGACTTCGTCGGCCGTGCCAACTGGCTGCCGCTTAGCCGCGACGCCAGCGGCGCTTTCTGCCTGGCCGGCATTCGGCTGGCGCCTGGACTGCTTGCAACAGACACCACGGCGACCACCGCTACCTTGTTCTGCCGACCCGAGGATGTCCGGATCGAGCGGTATTGGCGCCCCGGCGCCAATACCATGATGGCGGTGGTCGAGCGGGTCGATTTCCTGGGTGGCTTGCGGCGCGCCAGCCTATCGCTGTGCGCCGCGCGCAATATCACCCTGCTGGCCGATGTTGGCCCCAACGACGCCGGTTTGGCCGGCCTGGTTCCCGGTCAGCACGTCCCCCTTACCCTACCGCCGGAGCGCTTGCGGGTTTTTGTGGGACCGGCATGA
- a CDS encoding putative 2-aminoethylphosphonate ABC transporter permease subunit, with amino-acid sequence MMLLPSLGLPHLSRLNPPRSTDERLAGALVWLLALMLLVFLAWPLACILVKAVQDRAGQFVGMANMLAMAGETRLLDAAWSSCRLAGLTTILVLPLAMAFAFALTRSRLWGKPFWRLVALSPMLAPSLMPAISLVYLFGNQGLLKGWLGETSIYGPLGIVLGEAFYTFPHALLILTTSLAMADARLYEAAEVLGAGKLRRLLTITLPNSRYGLLAAAMVVFTLVVTDFGVPKVIGGQTNVLALEAYKQVIGQQNFGKGAVIGLLLLVPALLSCGVERWLAHGHGATTSGRSVGYRARRNPARDILLGLLCAGICLCLLLMLITAVAASLIKLWPYDLSLTLIHYDFDQVDGGGWQAFANSLELATWTALGGAGMVFLVAYLLEKTPAPRWPAAVIRTLALLPMAVPGLVLGLGYIFCFNAPGNPLHGLYGGMTILVAATIAHFYTTAHLTIGTALRQIDAEIEAVARGLGRAWWTSCRRVTLPIVLPALLDVVRYLFVAGMTTVSCVIFLYTPDTVLASIAVLNMDDAGDTAAAAAMASLIVASSLAATLLINLLGWWLKRRTQGWRATP; translated from the coding sequence ATGATGCTGCTGCCAAGCCTTGGCCTACCCCACCTATCCCGCCTGAATCCACCGCGCAGCACCGATGAAAGGCTGGCCGGCGCCCTGGTCTGGCTGCTGGCCCTGATGCTATTGGTTTTCCTGGCCTGGCCCCTGGCCTGCATCCTGGTCAAGGCGGTACAGGACAGAGCCGGCCAATTCGTCGGCATGGCCAATATGCTGGCCATGGCTGGCGAAACCCGCTTGCTGGATGCGGCCTGGAGCAGCTGTCGCCTGGCGGGGCTCACCACTATCCTGGTGCTGCCCTTGGCAATGGCTTTCGCCTTTGCGCTTACCCGTTCGCGCCTATGGGGCAAACCGTTCTGGCGGCTGGTGGCCTTGTCTCCCATGTTGGCACCCTCCCTGATGCCGGCGATTTCGCTGGTCTATCTATTCGGCAATCAGGGCCTGCTCAAGGGTTGGCTGGGTGAAACCAGCATCTACGGTCCGCTGGGTATCGTGCTGGGCGAAGCTTTTTACACCTTCCCCCATGCCTTGCTGATCCTGACCACTTCGCTTGCCATGGCGGACGCCCGTTTGTATGAGGCGGCCGAGGTTTTGGGCGCCGGCAAATTGCGGCGCCTGCTGACCATAACCCTCCCCAACTCGCGCTACGGCCTGCTCGCGGCGGCCATGGTGGTGTTCACCCTGGTGGTAACCGATTTCGGCGTGCCCAAGGTTATCGGCGGGCAGACCAATGTGCTGGCGCTGGAGGCCTACAAGCAGGTTATCGGCCAGCAGAACTTCGGCAAGGGTGCGGTGATCGGCCTGCTACTGCTGGTGCCGGCCTTGCTGAGCTGCGGGGTCGAACGATGGCTGGCGCATGGCCATGGCGCGACCACCAGCGGCCGGTCGGTCGGCTACCGCGCGCGCCGCAATCCCGCCCGCGACATCCTGCTGGGCCTGCTGTGTGCCGGTATCTGCCTGTGCCTGCTGCTGATGCTGATCACGGCCGTGGCCGCCTCGCTGATCAAGCTGTGGCCCTATGACCTCAGCCTGACGCTGATCCACTACGACTTCGACCAGGTCGATGGCGGTGGTTGGCAGGCTTTCGCCAATAGCCTCGAACTGGCGACGTGGACCGCCTTGGGTGGTGCCGGCATGGTCTTCCTGGTGGCCTACCTGCTGGAAAAAACCCCGGCGCCACGCTGGCCCGCCGCCGTAATCCGTACCCTGGCCCTGCTGCCCATGGCGGTACCCGGCCTGGTGTTGGGGCTGGGCTATATCTTTTGTTTCAACGCCCCCGGCAATCCGCTGCATGGCCTATATGGCGGCATGACCATCCTGGTCGCCGCGACCATCGCCCATTTCTACACCACCGCCCATCTCACCATCGGCACGGCCTTGCGGCAGATCGATGCGGAAATCGAAGCGGTGGCGCGCGGCCTAGGCCGGGCCTGGTGGACCAGCTGCCGCAGGGTGACGCTGCCCATCGTCCTGCCGGCCCTGCTCGATGTAGTGCGGTATCTGTTTGTCGCCGGCATGACCACGGTCAGTTGCGTGATCTTCCTCTACACCCCGGACACCGTGCTCGCCTCGATCGCCGTATTGAATATGGACGACGCCGGCGACACCGCCGCCGCCGCGGCGATGGCTAGCTTGATCGTGGCCAGTTCGCTGGCCGCCACCCTGCTGATCAATCTGCTGGGTTGGTGGCTCAAGCGCCGTACCCAGGGTTGGCGCGCCACGCCATGA